Proteins encoded within one genomic window of Haloferax volcanii DS2:
- a CDS encoding dihydroorotase, with protein sequence MTHDLVISNGTVVTPEHGSFAADVAADGETISAVAAPGTLSGETEIDATGKHVLPGAIDPHTHHGIYRGLEADAESESKSDLVGGVTTIGNYFRRAGAYEDIMPGYFDEAEPNYYHDYFFSLGLLSMEHVEEIPAIIEEFGITTFKWYMNYKDAAREKFGVDCDMHDDFGDAFVRKLAEQDVPTTLGYHSENVEITNALAGGNVYVTSESDDTDADADEGYEVMVEEFPGYAETQSMVAGAALAKVHGYDDRFYAVHISAGETADELAALHDAGYRAWGETCIHYLALTTEECDERMKVNPPVRSKADQETLWERLADGTVSTIGTDHCANLAENKFGEGIRDSLLGFPSTPVMLPLILSEGVNEGRISLERAVEVTSTNAAKAFNLYPRKGTVRVGSDADLAVVDLDETKTVTPELLHSVSGYSPYEGRAVTGWPTQTVVKGELAYDDGDIVGTKGYGTHIDRPV encoded by the coding sequence ATGACCCACGACCTCGTCATCTCGAACGGCACCGTCGTCACGCCCGAACACGGCAGCTTCGCGGCCGACGTGGCGGCCGACGGCGAGACAATCTCCGCCGTCGCCGCGCCCGGCACGCTCTCGGGCGAGACGGAAATCGACGCGACGGGCAAGCACGTGCTGCCGGGCGCGATCGACCCGCACACCCACCACGGCATCTACCGCGGACTGGAGGCGGACGCCGAGTCCGAGTCCAAGTCCGACCTCGTCGGCGGCGTGACCACCATCGGGAACTACTTCCGCCGGGCGGGGGCCTACGAGGACATCATGCCGGGCTACTTCGACGAGGCGGAGCCGAACTACTACCACGATTACTTCTTCTCGCTCGGCCTGCTCTCGATGGAACACGTCGAGGAGATTCCCGCCATCATCGAGGAGTTCGGCATCACGACGTTCAAGTGGTACATGAACTATAAGGACGCCGCCCGCGAGAAGTTCGGCGTCGACTGCGACATGCACGACGACTTCGGCGACGCCTTCGTGCGGAAACTCGCCGAACAGGACGTGCCGACGACGCTCGGCTACCACTCCGAGAACGTCGAAATCACGAACGCGCTCGCCGGCGGCAACGTCTACGTCACCTCCGAGTCCGACGACACCGACGCCGACGCCGACGAGGGCTACGAGGTGATGGTCGAGGAGTTCCCCGGCTACGCCGAGACCCAGAGCATGGTCGCCGGGGCCGCGCTCGCCAAGGTCCACGGCTACGACGACCGCTTCTACGCGGTCCATATCTCCGCCGGGGAGACGGCCGACGAACTCGCCGCGCTCCACGACGCGGGCTACCGGGCGTGGGGCGAGACGTGTATCCACTACCTCGCGCTCACCACCGAGGAGTGCGACGAGCGCATGAAAGTCAACCCGCCGGTTCGGTCGAAAGCCGACCAAGAGACGCTCTGGGAGCGCCTCGCCGACGGCACCGTCTCGACTATCGGCACCGACCACTGCGCCAACCTCGCGGAGAACAAGTTCGGCGAGGGCATCCGCGACAGCCTGCTCGGGTTCCCCTCGACGCCCGTGATGCTCCCGCTCATCCTCTCGGAGGGCGTCAACGAGGGCCGCATCTCGCTCGAACGCGCCGTCGAGGTGACGAGCACCAACGCGGCGAAGGCGTTCAATCTCTACCCGAGGAAGGGAACCGTCAGGGTCGGCAGCGACGCCGACCTCGCCGTCGTCGACCTCGACGAGACGAAGACGGTCACGCCGGAACTGTTACACAGCGTCAGCGGCTACTCCCCCTACGAGGGCCGAGCAGTCACCGGCTGGCCGACTCAGACCGTCGTGAAGGGCGAACTCGCCTACGACGACGGCGACATCGTCGGCACGAAAGGGTACGGAACCCACATCGACCGGCCGGTGTGA
- a CDS encoding LLM class flavin-dependent oxidoreductase has product MSDRTAVLFALRDDPSLVVRAEELGYESAWAAEGQGKTAFGKLERWAVHTEEIGLATGIVNVFSRTPAALAAAAATLDDHSDGRAILGLGVAHPGVVEAFHGVPFDRPLSRLHEYVELVRRYLRGNADSFDGEFFSPERTSFWDAFDPVREEIPVYNGALGPANVRLTGQVADGWLPNLYPRPQFEAALEWLDTGAARAGRDPSDVDVAMYVLTAVHDDPDEARRAAAEHVAYYLRDVPGYYDRAAEQAGFADEVEAVRAAPTTEAGARELSAEFLDLVALVGTPDDVRGRLVELREMGVDLPVVRAPAGVDREWVARTLEVFAP; this is encoded by the coding sequence ATGAGCGACCGAACCGCGGTTCTGTTCGCGCTTCGCGACGACCCCTCGCTCGTCGTGCGCGCCGAGGAACTCGGCTACGAGTCGGCGTGGGCCGCCGAGGGACAGGGCAAGACCGCCTTCGGAAAACTCGAACGCTGGGCCGTCCACACCGAGGAAATCGGCCTTGCGACGGGCATCGTCAACGTGTTCTCGCGGACGCCCGCGGCGCTCGCGGCGGCCGCGGCGACGCTCGACGACCACTCCGACGGGCGCGCGATTCTCGGCCTCGGCGTCGCCCACCCCGGCGTCGTCGAGGCGTTCCACGGTGTCCCCTTCGACCGCCCGCTGTCGCGCCTCCACGAGTACGTCGAACTCGTCCGGCGCTACCTCCGCGGCAACGCCGACTCCTTCGACGGGGAGTTCTTCTCGCCCGAGCGCACGAGCTTCTGGGACGCCTTCGACCCCGTCCGCGAGGAGATACCCGTCTACAACGGCGCGCTCGGCCCGGCGAACGTCCGACTCACCGGGCAGGTCGCCGACGGCTGGCTCCCGAACCTCTATCCCCGACCGCAGTTCGAGGCGGCGCTGGAATGGCTCGACACCGGGGCCGCCCGCGCCGGGCGCGACCCGAGCGACGTGGACGTGGCGATGTACGTCCTCACGGCCGTCCACGACGACCCCGACGAGGCGCGGCGGGCGGCGGCCGAACACGTCGCCTACTACCTGCGGGACGTGCCGGGCTACTACGACCGCGCGGCCGAGCAGGCCGGCTTTGCCGACGAGGTCGAGGCGGTCCGCGCCGCGCCGACGACCGAGGCCGGGGCGCGCGAACTCTCGGCGGAGTTCCTCGACCTCGTGGCGCTGGTCGGCACGCCCGACGACGTGCGGGGGCGACTCGTCGAACTCCGCGAGATGGGCGTCGACCTCCCGGTCGTCCGCGCGCCCGCCGGCGTCGACCGCGAGTGGGTGGCGCGGACGCTGGAGGTGTTCGCCCCGTAA
- a CDS encoding nuclear transport factor 2 family protein: MDSLRDIVEEFFDRMGDDRRNTVGDLFAEDAVISLPGATFEGPTAAYDFLAHLEPRYEWAAKEFDRWIEAGDTVVSVGSLYGVANDGSEFSDVRYVDIYVVRRGLIERLDIWNDLAVDGVVPVADAPANSAEE, encoded by the coding sequence ATGGACTCGCTACGAGACATCGTCGAGGAGTTCTTCGACCGCATGGGAGACGACCGCCGGAACACCGTCGGCGACCTGTTCGCCGAGGACGCCGTCATCTCCCTGCCGGGTGCGACGTTCGAGGGACCGACCGCGGCCTACGACTTCCTCGCGCACCTCGAACCGCGCTACGAGTGGGCGGCAAAGGAGTTCGACCGCTGGATAGAGGCGGGGGACACCGTCGTGAGCGTCGGGTCGCTCTACGGCGTCGCCAACGACGGTTCGGAGTTCTCCGACGTTCGCTACGTCGATATCTACGTCGTCCGCCGGGGTCTCATCGAGCGCCTCGACATCTGGAACGACCTCGCGGTCGACGGCGTCGTTCCGGTCGCGGACGCGCCCGCGAACTCGGCGGAGGAATGA
- a CDS encoding isochorismatase family protein: protein MTDRIWEDLLSEQDKQVITKAGYDKEGASSWESRGMGENPMVLVIDMQRLIVGENAPILDAVEEYRTAMGDIAWDAIEHIDPFLDFAREQGLPVTYTRVVPSSYDDPDHPDLDIVDPVAPEEGDAVVDKSYASAFYGTDLLSRLVRGGHDSVIIVGNSTSGCVRATAVDAKQNGFSVVLPQECIFDRIEASHKIGLLDLWMKYAEVLETEAVEEWVETL from the coding sequence ATGACAGACCGTATCTGGGAGGACCTGCTATCCGAACAGGATAAACAGGTCATCACGAAGGCTGGTTACGACAAGGAGGGCGCCTCGTCGTGGGAGTCCCGCGGCATGGGCGAGAACCCGATGGTTCTCGTCATCGACATGCAGCGGCTCATCGTCGGCGAGAACGCCCCCATCCTCGACGCCGTCGAGGAGTATCGCACCGCGATGGGCGACATCGCGTGGGACGCCATCGAGCACATCGACCCGTTCCTCGACTTCGCGCGGGAGCAGGGGCTTCCGGTGACGTACACGCGGGTCGTCCCGTCGAGCTACGACGACCCCGACCACCCCGACCTCGACATCGTCGACCCGGTCGCGCCCGAGGAGGGCGACGCCGTCGTCGACAAATCCTACGCGTCGGCGTTCTACGGGACCGACCTGCTCTCGCGGCTCGTCCGCGGCGGCCACGACTCGGTCATCATCGTCGGCAACTCCACGAGCGGGTGCGTCCGGGCCACCGCGGTCGACGCCAAGCAGAACGGCTTCAGCGTCGTCCTGCCGCAGGAGTGCATCTTCGACCGCATCGAGGCGTCGCACAAGATTGGCCTCCTCGACCTGTGGATGAAGTACGCCGAGGTGCTCGAGACCGAGGCGGTCGAAGAGTGGGTCGAGACGCTATGA
- a CDS encoding CaiB/BaiF CoA transferase family protein: MTNDTNGPLDGLVVLEAGSMISGPTVGRFMADFGATVIKIEHPAFGDHIRRFGPQKDGVGLWHKYLSRNKQSITLNISTDEGAAVFEDLVGEADLLIENFRPGTLERWNVGWERLSEVNDDLVMLRLSGFGQTGPYSERPGFGTLAEAMSGFAYLNGFPDSPPLLPPTGLADNIAALFSTFAVMFALYHRDVHGGGGQYIDTSLIEPIFGLLGPQPLRYDQLGAIESRSGNRSTSSAPRNVYRTGDDRWVAISASAQPLAERTFDAIGRPDLKDDPRFETNEDRLEHVDELDAIIQDWMDDHSREEVLDAFEAADATLAPVYNVEDILNDEHYAAREAFLTVDDPDLGEAVVQNAFPKFSETPGRVDHLGPSLGEHNDAVYRDRLGYDESVLSDLEAEDVI; this comes from the coding sequence ATGACGAACGACACGAACGGACCACTCGACGGCCTCGTCGTCCTCGAAGCCGGGTCGATGATATCCGGCCCGACCGTCGGCCGCTTCATGGCCGACTTCGGGGCGACGGTCATCAAAATCGAACACCCGGCGTTCGGTGACCACATCCGCCGCTTCGGTCCACAGAAAGACGGCGTCGGCCTCTGGCACAAGTACCTCTCGCGGAACAAGCAGTCTATCACCCTGAACATCTCCACCGACGAGGGCGCGGCGGTGTTCGAGGACCTCGTGGGCGAGGCCGACCTCCTCATCGAGAACTTCCGACCCGGCACGCTCGAACGCTGGAACGTCGGCTGGGAGCGCCTCTCCGAGGTCAACGACGACCTCGTGATGCTCCGGCTGTCCGGCTTCGGCCAGACCGGCCCGTATTCCGAGCGCCCCGGATTCGGGACGCTCGCGGAGGCCATGTCCGGCTTCGCCTACCTCAACGGCTTCCCCGACTCGCCCCCGTTGCTCCCGCCGACCGGCCTCGCAGACAACATCGCGGCGCTGTTCTCGACGTTCGCGGTGATGTTCGCGCTCTACCACCGCGACGTCCACGGCGGCGGCGGCCAGTACATCGACACGAGCCTCATCGAACCCATCTTCGGCCTGCTCGGGCCGCAACCGCTCCGCTACGACCAACTCGGTGCAATCGAGTCGCGGTCGGGCAACCGCTCGACCTCGTCGGCTCCGCGGAACGTCTACCGGACGGGCGACGACCGCTGGGTCGCCATCTCCGCGAGCGCCCAACCGCTCGCAGAACGGACCTTCGACGCCATCGGCCGCCCCGACCTGAAGGACGACCCGCGGTTCGAGACCAACGAGGACCGACTGGAACACGTCGACGAACTCGACGCCATCATCCAAGACTGGATGGACGACCACAGCCGCGAGGAGGTGCTCGACGCGTTCGAGGCGGCCGACGCGACGCTCGCGCCCGTCTACAACGTCGAGGACATCCTCAACGACGAACACTACGCGGCGCGCGAGGCGTTCCTGACGGTCGACGACCCGGACCTCGGCGAGGCGGTCGTCCAGAACGCCTTCCCGAAGTTCTCGGAGACGCCGGGGCGGGTCGACCACCTCGGGCCGTCGCTCGGTGAACACAACGACGCGGTCTACCGCGACCGACTCGGCTACGACGAGTCGGTGCTTTCGGACCTCGAAGCGGAGGACGTGATATGA